Proteins from a single region of Osmerus eperlanus chromosome 26, fOsmEpe2.1, whole genome shotgun sequence:
- the si:ch73-61d6.3 gene encoding occludin codes for MFEKQRYDSPPVYSPPYTAPSNGYGPPVSFTSPKSDFDPYPPPPGSYYMEEKPQHFYKWISPPGIVKAMMGVVVVLCVAIFACVASTLMWDMQGYQMGMGSYGSGVGGYGGYGSNYGSSYGSGYGGGYGGGYGGYGNQYSSYPTPYSAKTSMIAMAAINFVVALGFFIAGFSKTAVFRCRKFYLAILVTSCIMAFLEGIISIVYIVGVNPMAQSSSSMMYNPMLMMCQNLYGAGYSNMGGVGGFPMYNQYLYHYCFVDPQEGVAMVCGFLVVIALVVAAVFAHKTRSKIWRYGKPNIYWDAPLTGGLAPEGRDVEDWVNQVEDNNSTHDAPTVVMSEKGGGALNTSANSIISYPAKPESSVLIGETYNNNVYSDRSSRPSDEPSRGGGVSSSPSEEAAGVRKPSANRGKRRRRNPELDESQYETEYTTGGDTGNELDAEHLESNYPQITSDGQRHEYKREFDADLREYKQLCAEMDDINDQMNKLSRQLDLLDEGSSKYQGVAEEYNRLKDVKRTSEYRSKKVECRQLRHKLFHIKRMVKDYDKGQ; via the exons ATGTTCGAGAAACAGCGTTACGACAGCCCTCCCGTGTACAGCCCTCCCTACACCGCCCCCTCCAATGGCTACGGCCCACCAGTTAGCTTCACCTCCCCCAAGAGTGACTTCGATCCCTACCCGCCCCCCCCGGGGTCCTACTACATGGAGGAGAAGCCCCAGCACTTCTACAAGTGGATCTCTCCGCCCGGCATCGTCAAGGCCATGATGGGCGTGGTGGTGGTGCTCTGTGTGGCTATATTCGCCTGCGTGGCCTCCACTCTGATGTGGGACATGCAAGGGTACCAGATGGGCATGGGGTCGTACGggtcaggggtgggggggtatggGGGCTATGGCAGTAACTATGGCAGCAGCTATGGATCAGGGTACGGAGGAGGGTACGGAGGAGGGTATGGGGGCTACGGCAACCAATACAGCTCCTACCCGACGCCCTACTCGGCTAAAACCAGCATGATCGCCATGGCGGCCATCAACTTCGTGGTGGCGCTGGGCTTCTTCATCGCCGGTTTCTCCAAGACGGCCGTGTTCCGCTGCAGGAAGTTCTACCTGGCGATCCTGGTGACCAGCTGCATCATGGCCTTCCTCGAAGGCATCATCAGCATCGTGTACATCGTCGGGGTGAACCCTATGGCCCAGAGCTCCTCCAGCATGATGTACAACCCTATGTTGATGATGTGTCAGAATCTGTATGGGGCTGGCTACTCCAACATGGGAGGGGTAGGAGGCTTCCCCATGTACAACCAGTACCTGTACCACTACTGCTTTGTGGACCCACAAGAG GGCGTGGCCATGGTGTGTGGATTCCTGGTGGTGATCGCCTTGGTGGTCGCTGCTGTCTTCGCGCACAAAACACGCAGCAAGATCTGGCGCTACGGGAAGCCCAACATCTACTGGGATGCGCCCCTGACTGGAGGACTGGCCCCTGAGGGCCGCGACGTGGAGGACTGG GTGAACCAGGTGGAGGACAACAACAGTACCCATGATGCCCCTACAGTCGTGATGTCAGAGAAGGGGGGCGGGGCACTCAACACCTCGGCCAATAGCATCATCTCCTACCCGGCCAAGCCAGAAAGCAGCGTTCTAATTGGGGAAACGTACAACAACAATGT GTACTCCGATCGGTCCAGCCGGCCATCGGACGAGCCCTCCCGTGGTGGCGGGGTGAGCTCCAGCCCCTCAGAGGAGGCAGCCGGGGTCCGCAAGCCCTCCGCCAACCGGGGGAAGAGGCGCCGTCGGAACCCGGAGCTGGACGAGTCTCAGTACGAGACGGAGTACACCACGGGAGGAGACACGGGCAACGAGCTGGACGCAGAGCACCTGGAGAG CAACTACCCCCAGATCACCTCAGACGGTCAGCGTCATGAGTATAAGAGGGAGTTTGACGCCGACCTAAGGGAGTACAAGCAGCTGTGTGCAGAGATGGACGACATCAACGATCAGATGAACAAACTGAGCAGACAGCTGGACTTGCTGGACGAGGGCTCCTCCAAATACCAG GGCGTGGCCGAGGAGTACAACCGTCTGAAGGACGTGAAGCGG ACGTCCGAATACCGGTCTAAGAAGGTGGAGTGTCGCCAGCTGAGACACAAACTGTTCCACATCAAGCGCATGGTGAAGGACTACGATAAGGGCCAGTAG
- the nr2f6b gene encoding nuclear receptor subfamily 2 group F member 6b isoform X1 — MAMVSGGWGNSNGDTNGLGEKAYLRGDEEESSPRAGSSDVEVGDEDKVCVVDCVVCGDKSSGKHYGVFTCEGCKSFFKRSIRRNLNYSCRSNRECQIDQHHRNQCQYCRLKKCFRVGMRKEAVQRGRIPPSHSGISPTSLAGGVGGGGPGHGGGGGGDYFNGQPVSELISQLLRAEPYPSSRYGQPFSQPQPQMQGAGGASVMGIDNICELAARLLFSTIEWARNIPYFPELPVSEQVALLRLSWSELFILNAAQSALPLHMAPLLAAAGFHSSPMSAERVVSFMDQVRVFQDQVDKLTRLQVDSAEYSCLKAIALFSPDACGLTDPSHVESLQEKAQVALTEYERMQYPGQPQRFGRLLLRLPALRAVPASLISQLFFMRLVGKTPIETLIRDMQLSGSSISWPYAPGQ, encoded by the exons ATGGCCATGgtgagtgggggatgggggaacTCCAACGGCGACACAAACGGGCTTGGGGAGAAGGCTTACCTCCggggggacgaggaggagagctcCCCCCGGGCCGGCAGCAGCGACGTGGAGGTGGGGGACGAGGACAAGGTGTGCGTGGTGGACTGCGTGGTGTGCGGTGACAAGTCCAGCGGGAAGCATTACGGGGTGTTTACCTGCGAGGGCTGCAAGAGCTTCTTCAAGAGGAGCATCAGGCGTAACCTCAACTACTCCTGCAG GTCGAATCGGGAATGCCAGATCGACCAGCATCACCGGAACCAGTGTCAATACTGCCGGCTGAAGAAATGTTTCCGTGTTGGCATGCGTAAAGAAG cAGTCCAGCGTGGAcgcatccctccatctcactcCGGTATCAGTCCCACCTCCCTGGCCGGGGGGGTCGGGGGCGGCGGGCCGGGccacggcggcggcggcggcggggaCTACTTCAACGGCCAGCCCGTGTCGGAGCTCATCTCCCAGCTGCTCCGCGCCGAGCCCTACCCTAGCAGCCGCTACGGCCAGCCGTTCAGCCAGCCACAGCCGCAGATGCAGGGCGCCGGCGGGGCCTCGGTCATGGGCATCGACAACATCTGCGAGCTGGCCGCCCGCCTGCTCTTCAGCACCATCGAGTGGGCCAGGAACATCCCTTACTTCCCGGAGCTGCCCGTGTCGGAGCAGGTGGCCCTGCTGCGGCTGAGCTGGAGCGAGCTGTTCATCCTGAACGCCGCCCAGTCCGCCCTGCCGCTGCACATGGCGCCTCTCCTGGCCGCCGCCGGCTTCCACTCCTCGCCCATGTCGGCGGAGAGGGTGGTGTCCTTCATGGACCAGGTGAGGGTGTTCCAGGACCAGGTGGACAAGCTGACCAGGCTGCAGGTGGATTCTGCGGAGTACAGCTGCCTCAAGGCCATAGCCCTCTTCTCACCAG ATGCGTGTGGTCTGACCGACCCTTCCCATGTGGAGAGCCTGCAGGAGAAGGCCCAGGTGGCCCTGACGGAGTACGAGAGGATGCAGTACCCAGGCCAGCCCCAGCGCTTCGGCCGTCTGCTGCTGCGCCTGCCTGCCCTGCGCGCCGTGCCGGCCAGCCTCATCTCCCAGCTGTTCTTCATGCGCCTGGTGGGCAAGACCCCCATCGAGACGCTCATCCGAGACATGCAGCTGTCCGGGAGCTCCATCAGCTGGCCCTACGCGCCCGGACAGTGA
- the nr2f6b gene encoding nuclear receptor subfamily 2 group F member 6b isoform X2, producing the protein MAMVSGGWGNSNGDTNGLGEKAYLRGDEEESSPRAGSSDVEVGDEDKVCVVDCVVCGDKSSGKHYGVFTCEGCKSFFKRSIRRNLNYSCRSNRECQIDQHHRNQCQYCRLKKCFRVGMRKEVQRGRIPPSHSGISPTSLAGGVGGGGPGHGGGGGGDYFNGQPVSELISQLLRAEPYPSSRYGQPFSQPQPQMQGAGGASVMGIDNICELAARLLFSTIEWARNIPYFPELPVSEQVALLRLSWSELFILNAAQSALPLHMAPLLAAAGFHSSPMSAERVVSFMDQVRVFQDQVDKLTRLQVDSAEYSCLKAIALFSPDACGLTDPSHVESLQEKAQVALTEYERMQYPGQPQRFGRLLLRLPALRAVPASLISQLFFMRLVGKTPIETLIRDMQLSGSSISWPYAPGQ; encoded by the exons ATGGCCATGgtgagtgggggatgggggaacTCCAACGGCGACACAAACGGGCTTGGGGAGAAGGCTTACCTCCggggggacgaggaggagagctcCCCCCGGGCCGGCAGCAGCGACGTGGAGGTGGGGGACGAGGACAAGGTGTGCGTGGTGGACTGCGTGGTGTGCGGTGACAAGTCCAGCGGGAAGCATTACGGGGTGTTTACCTGCGAGGGCTGCAAGAGCTTCTTCAAGAGGAGCATCAGGCGTAACCTCAACTACTCCTGCAG GTCGAATCGGGAATGCCAGATCGACCAGCATCACCGGAACCAGTGTCAATACTGCCGGCTGAAGAAATGTTTCCGTGTTGGCATGCGTAAAGAAG TCCAGCGTGGAcgcatccctccatctcactcCGGTATCAGTCCCACCTCCCTGGCCGGGGGGGTCGGGGGCGGCGGGCCGGGccacggcggcggcggcggcggggaCTACTTCAACGGCCAGCCCGTGTCGGAGCTCATCTCCCAGCTGCTCCGCGCCGAGCCCTACCCTAGCAGCCGCTACGGCCAGCCGTTCAGCCAGCCACAGCCGCAGATGCAGGGCGCCGGCGGGGCCTCGGTCATGGGCATCGACAACATCTGCGAGCTGGCCGCCCGCCTGCTCTTCAGCACCATCGAGTGGGCCAGGAACATCCCTTACTTCCCGGAGCTGCCCGTGTCGGAGCAGGTGGCCCTGCTGCGGCTGAGCTGGAGCGAGCTGTTCATCCTGAACGCCGCCCAGTCCGCCCTGCCGCTGCACATGGCGCCTCTCCTGGCCGCCGCCGGCTTCCACTCCTCGCCCATGTCGGCGGAGAGGGTGGTGTCCTTCATGGACCAGGTGAGGGTGTTCCAGGACCAGGTGGACAAGCTGACCAGGCTGCAGGTGGATTCTGCGGAGTACAGCTGCCTCAAGGCCATAGCCCTCTTCTCACCAG ATGCGTGTGGTCTGACCGACCCTTCCCATGTGGAGAGCCTGCAGGAGAAGGCCCAGGTGGCCCTGACGGAGTACGAGAGGATGCAGTACCCAGGCCAGCCCCAGCGCTTCGGCCGTCTGCTGCTGCGCCTGCCTGCCCTGCGCGCCGTGCCGGCCAGCCTCATCTCCCAGCTGTTCTTCATGCGCCTGGTGGGCAAGACCCCCATCGAGACGCTCATCCGAGACATGCAGCTGTCCGGGAGCTCCATCAGCTGGCCCTACGCGCCCGGACAGTGA
- the mfsd12b gene encoding major facilitator superfamily domain containing 12b has product MDPLPMERSLQVGRRLSYAVGHFLNDLCASLWFTYLLVYYHSVLGFPSTYAGVLLLVGQIADALSTPLVGYESDRTPGCAAYGKRKTWHLVGTLSVLVSFPFIFNPCLGCDENTPRWVGLTYFIPFIIIFQFGWASTQISHLSLIPELVSGEHAKVELTACRYAFTVVANITVYAVAWLLFHFQAQQPLISDSLGRVDIPIFRDLSLIVLAIGAVFSLVFHLGTRETGPAREESGREEEEEGQPLLSLNQETSSQTLLQWNHWLKEPAFYQVAFLYMCTRLMVNLSQTYMSMYLTNALLLPKNFIATIPLVMYVSGFVCSLVMKPVSKLIGINMTYFLGLLLVSGFSYWVLVDVKMGRQVYGAGVLLGAGSATVLVMSLSMTARLIGHQTQSGAFVYGAMSFTDKMANGLGVIIIQSMHPCSTETCCPACVWFYRDVMVIVTGGVAMAAGVSLCTILIWPIKIRQ; this is encoded by the exons ATGGATCCGTTGCCTATGGAGCGATCTTTACAGGTCGGCAGGCGGTTAAGTTACGCAGTTGGCCACTTTTTGAACGATCTGTGCGCCTCTTTGTGGTTTACCTATTTACTGGTTTACTACCACTCCGTGCTGGGATTCCCGAGCACCTATGCAGGTGTTTTGCTGCTGGTGGGTCAAATAGCGGACGCGCTCTCCACTCCCCTAGTTGGATACGAATCCGATCGAACTCCAGGATGCGCAGCCTATGGCAAAAGAAAAACATGGCATTTAGTGG GGACCCTTAGCGTGCTTGTCTCCTTCCCCTTCATCTTCAACCCATGCCTGGGTTGTGATGAGAACACCCCACGCTGGGTGGGTCTCACCTATTTCATCcccttcatcatcatcttccaGTTTGGCTGGGCCTCCACCCAGATCTCTCATCTCTCGCTCATCCCAGAGCTGGTGTCTGGTGAGCATGCCAAGGTGGAGCTGACCGCCTGCag GTATGCGTTCACCGTGGTGGCCAACATCACCGTGTACGCCGTGGCCTGGTTACTCTTCCACTTCCAGGCCCAGCAGCCTCTCATCTCTGACAGTCTGGGCCGTGTCGACATCCCCATATTCAGG gaCCTGTCCCTCATCGTGTTGGCTATCGGAGCGGTGTTCTCTCTGGTCTTCCACCTGGGCACCCGGGAGACAGGCCCTGCCCGGGAGGAGTCTggccgggaggaggaggaggagggccagcctctcctctctctgaaccaGGAGACCTCGTCCCAGACTCTGCTGCAGTGGAATCACTGGCTCAAGGAACCTGCCTTCTACCAG GTTGCGTTCCTGTACATGTGTACCAGGCTGATGGTCAACCTATCCCAAACCTACATGTCCATGTATCTGACCAATGCCCTGCTGTTGCCCAAG AACTTCATTGCTACCATCCCCCTGGTTATGTACGTCAGTGGGTTTGTATGCTCGCTGGTCATGAAACCAGTCAGCAAGCTCATAGGCATAAAT ATGACGTATTTCCTGGGCCTGCTGCTGGTGTCGGGCTTCTCCTACTGGGTGCTGGTGGATGTGAAGATGGGTCGGCAGGTGTACGGGGCaggggtgctgctgggggcGGGCTCCGCCACCGTCCTTGTCATGTCGCTCTCCATGACGGCACGTCTCATCGGGCACCAAACG CAAAGTGGGGCGTTTGTGTACGGGGCGATGAGCTTCACGGACAAGATGGCCAACGGCTTGGGAGTTATCATCATACAAAGCATGCACCCCTGTAG CACAGAAACTTGCTGCCCAGCCTGCGTGTGGTTCTATCGCGATGTCATGGTGATCGTAACCGGTGGCGTCGCCATGGCAGCGGGTGTGTCTCTATGCACCATCCTCATCTGGCCGATCAAGATCCGCCAATGA